In Bacillaceae bacterium S4-13-56, the sequence TAACAGGTTGTTTTATTTAGTTTTCAAGGTTCAAATGATGTCTGTCCAATCAGACAGTATAATAATCATATCATATTCGACACATTATTGTCAATCGCCATTTAAAATCTTTGTCGAAATATGTCGAATATCTTGAAGCGAGAAGTTAATAATACTACGAATAAAACAGAAAGTCAACACACAAAATGATTTTTTACGCTACCTTTATATAGTAGATTTGTCCACGCTTTTTCTTTGCTAGATATTTCGCCGCAAGCCTTACCCCTCTTTGATCATCGGAAATGATTACAATATCCTTTTCACACGGGAAAGAAGAATTCAAAACCCTGGGCAAATATGATAAAGGAATGTTTTCTGCCGAGGGATATGGTGAATTAGATACAGAAATGTAATCTCGAATATCGATTACACAATAACTTCCAGACTCTATTACTGATGCATCCACTTCCCTTATTCTCCCGTGAATTATCATACGATTGAAAAGAGAGATTGTTATAATTCCAAGGCATGCTAGTAATATCATATATGTTCCCATTAAAATCTCCCCTAAACTAAATTTTCTCCTCCCAACATGCTCATCATTAAACATAAAGTGAAACTTCAATCAGTGGCCCACCTAGACCTTCACTTTTCGTTTTACTTATGACTTAAGCTGGGGGATTACTCCCATGAAAATAAAACATTAAATTTTCATCCTTGTTGGTGAAGCTTGCTTCATGGTTGACTGCTCGTTCACGCGGGATAAAAAAGCAACGCAAGAATAAATGTAATAGGATTTTAACTAATTGTCAAGAGATACATCCAAGGGTATTCCTTGTGATTTTTTCCCTTCTTATAAAAAAAGCAAAGGCATAAACTGTAAAAGACTTATGAAACTATTTCTTAAAGTTTGTAGAAAAAGCGTCCAAAAGATGGACGCTATCGCTTTTCTATTAATTAGCTACAATATTGACTAATTTCCCTGGAACGGTGATCACTTTTCTTACGGTTTTCCCTTGTAGCCATTCCTGGACCTTTTCATCTTCTAATGCTAATTTCTCTAACTGGTCTTTTGTTGAGTCCTTAGGAACCATTATCTTAGAACGCACTTTACCAAGAACTTGGATGACGATTTCTACCTCATCTTCCACTAACTTACTTTCATCAAAGGTTGGCCAAGGCTCATAGCTAATCGATTCCCCATGCCCTAATAGACTCCAAAGTTCTTCTGCTATATGAGGGGCAACTGGAGATAGAAGCTTCACAAATCCCTCAGCATATTCTTTTGGAACATAGTCCGTTTTGTAGCCTTCATTAATAAAGACCATCATTTGAGAGATAGCTGTGTTAAATCGTAGCCCTTCAAAATTTTCGGTAACTTTTTTTACAGTTTCATTGTAGACACGATCAAGAGAACCATCGTGATTATCATCTTGAATTCTGTCAGATAATGTTCCATTATCTTGAACAAATAGACGCCATACTCGATCTAGGAAACGACGGGCTCCATCCAATCCATTAGTAGACCAAGCAATAGATGCTTCTAATGGTCCCATGAACATTTCATACAACCTTAAAGTATCTGCGCCATGCGTTTCTACTATTTCATCAGGATTGACTACATTCCCTTTAGATTTACTCATTTTTTCATTGTTTTCTCCAAGAATCATCCCTTGATTTAACAATTTTTGGAATGGTTCCTTTGTTGGAACAACTCCTATATCATAAAGAACTTTATGCCAAAAACGCGCATATAGAAGATGCAAAACAGCATGTTCCGCTCCACCAATGTACGTATCTACCGGTAACCACTTACTAAGTAGTTCTGGATCTGCTACATTTTCGCTATTCCGAGGATCAATATAGCGTAGGTAGTACCAGCAGCTTCCCGCCCATTGTGGCATCGTATTCGTTTCACGGCGCCCTTTCTTTCCAGTTTCAGGATCAATCACTTCCACCCAATCTTTAATATTGGCAAGTGGGGACTCCCCTGTACCAGAAGGTTTAATCTCTGTAGTTTTTGGAAGAGTCAATGGTAATTCTTCCTCTGGAACTGGAGTAACAGCACCATCCTCCCAATGAATAATTGGAATTGGCTCTCCCCAATAACGTTGACGACTGAAGAGCCAGTCACGTAAACGATAAGTTGTTTTACGAACACCTTTCCTGTTCTCCTCTAGCCATTCGATCGACTTTGCAATCGCTTCTTCTTTTCCAAGGCCATTTAAAATACCTGAATTAATATGCTTGCCGTCACCTGTATAAGCTTCTTCATCAATGTTTCCACCTTCTACAACAGCAACAATAGGAAGGTTGAATTTCTTCGCAAACTCATAGTCACGTTCATCATGAGCTGGAACAGCCATAATAGCCCCCGTTCCATAAGTACCTAAAACATAATCTGCAATCCAAATCGGCATTTTTTCACCATTGATTGGGTTGATTGCATAAGCGCCAGTGAATACGCCAGTCTTATCCTTTGCTAAATCTGTTCTTTCCAAATCACTTTTTGTTTCAACCTTACGTAGATAGTCTTCTACAGCTGAAACTTGCTCATCTGTAGTAATCTTACTTACTAATGAGTGTTCTGGGGCTAATACGGCATAAGTAGCTCCGTAAAGTGTATCTGGCCTTGTGGTAAAGGCTTCAAAGCTTTCGTTCTGACCATCAATTTCAAAAGTGATTTGCGCACCTTCTGATTTTCCAATCCAATTACGTTGCATGTCTTTAATGCTTTCTGGCCAATCCACTTCTTCAAGATCATCAAGAAGACGATCAGCATAAGCCGTAATTTTAAGCATCCATTGCTTCATTGGCTTTCGAATGACAGGGTGTCCCCCGCGTTCACTTTTCCCATCAATAACTTCTTCATTAGCCAATACCGTTCCTAAAGCTGGACACCAGTTAACAGGAACTTCATCAACATAAGCTAGTCCCATGTCATAAAGTTTTAGAAAAATCCATTGCGTCCATTTATAGTAATCGGGGTCTGTTGTATTCACTTCTCGATCCCAATCATAAGAAAAACCTAGGTCCTGTATTTGACGGCGGAATGTTTCAATATTCTTTTTTGTAAATTCTGCTGGATCATTTCCAGTGTCAATCGCATATTGCTCCGCAGGTAATCCAAAAGCATCCCAACCGATGGGATGTAACACTTCATATCCTTGCATTCTTTTCATTCGAGCAAGAATATCAGTTGCTGTATATCCCTCTGGGTGTCCTACATGTAATCCCGCACCAGATGGATAGGGAAACATATCTAGCACATAAAATTTTTCTTTATCACTTCCTGTATCCGTTTTAAAGGTCTTGTTTTCAAGCCAATATTGCTTCCATTTCTGTTCGAGTTTTTTGTGATTATAAGTCATGCCTTTTATCCTCCTCCATAGTAAATACCCCAGTCTATTCTCTGCTTTTTCTTTAGCTCCATCTTTGCCAAAATTCCCTCTTATTACCCTTATGTAATTTAACCCTATTTAGAAAACTTGGCCTATCTCAAATTCCTCATGGCAAAAGCCTAATTGTTCCATGTACTATACACCGACTAAAGTTATAAATAGCTGATAGTATTAAAAAGCCTCCCCTCCCATAAATATGGGACGAGAGGCTTTCACCTACCGCGGTACCACCCAAATTAGTATGCATCAGCATACTCACTTGTATCTTTAACGCAGATTAACGGCAAGAATTACTTCCTATTTCACTCTTGCGACCAAAAAGGTGAGTTCAAAGCGAAGAAATGATAGCTCGCACCAACCGCTACCTCTCTGACACTTCATTCGTCTTTTACTAATCCATTTTGCTAGTCGTTCACTATATTATCGTATTCGTATTTTAAAGAAGCAATCGACCTTTGTCAAGTTTTGCCTTCTTATCAGTTGTTTGATCGTTCAATCGGAAGAATAATGTAAAAACGCCTCTCACAAGAGACGTTTTAAACATTACTGGTCATCCAATTTTATCTGGTCTAAAACCATATCATTCATGACATTGCTTACTAATAAATGAAGGCGGTATAGTTGCTCTTTTTGTTGAGAATTAGCACTTAATTTCCAATGCTCAATCTCACTCTCTAACTTGGCTAATTCCTGTTGTGCTAAAGAGTATTCTGCGTCGTTTTCAAATTGATTTTGATTGGCCAGATTCAGCATTTCCTCTGCATTGGAAAGCTTTTGCTCTACATCATGAATAAAATCATCCATTGCTTTTCTCGTAGTCATCTAATCACCTCATACATAATATGTGATTTTTAAAAACATCCTATTCCCTTTTGTCGCTGTATAGAAAATCGTGCTACAATGACTTTTGGAAAGTATATTTTTAGAGGAGTAGTATATATGAAATCAAACCCATTCCCTTATTCGTTTGATCAAAAAAGATACCATTCATGGAATTATCATTTAAAGCAAACGTTTGGACATAAAGTATTTAAAATCTCGTTAGATGGCAGATTCGATTGCCCAAACCGAGATGGTACAGTAGCCTATGGCGGATGCACCTTTTGCTCGGCCTCTGGAAGTGGAGATTTTGCTGGGAACCGCGCCGAAGATTTAGAAACACAATTTCACACGATTAAAAATCAGATGCATAAAAAATGGAAAGACGGTAAGTATATGGCCTATTTTCAAGCCTTTACTAATACTCATGCGCCTGTGGACGTCCTTAGAGAGAAATATGAAGCCGTATTAAAACAAGAAAATGTGGTTGGGTTATCAATTGCTACAAGACCAGATTGCCTTCCTGATGATGTGGTCGAATATTTAGCTGAACTAAATGAACGGACCTATTTATGGGTAGAACTTGGATTGCAAACAATTCACCAAGAAACAGCGAATTTGATTAATCGTGCCCACGATCTTGAATGTTACCTAAAAGGAGTCGAAAAGTTAAGAAAACACAATATTAGAATTTGCTCTCATATTATTAATGGATTACCTGGTGAAAATCGTGAAATGATGATGGAAACTGCTAAAACAGTGTCTCAAATGGATGTTCAAGGTATTAAGATTCATCTTCTTCATTTATTAAAAGGTACCCCTATGGTGAAGCAATATGAAAAAGGGATACTTGAATTCTTAAGTAAAGACGAATATATCGATCTTGTTGTCGATCAATTGGAAATTCTACCACCGGAAATGATCATTCACCGCATTACTGGAGATGGACCACCTGAGTTAATGATAGGACCAATGTGGAGCCTGAACAAATGGGAGGTTCTGAACGGAATTGACGGTGAACTCATTAAAAGGGATAGTTGGCAAGGAAAGCACTACAAAGTTGGGAGCTTGGAAACATGCTAAAAAGAGTCCTAGAATATGCACATACTTTACTATCAGATACCGTTCATACGGGTGATGTCGTTATAGATGGAACTGCCGGGAAAGGCAAGGATACCCTCTTTTTAAGTCAGCTTGTTGGAGAGGACGGACATGTCTATGCCATGGACATTCAAGTAGAAGCAATTTTTCAAACAAGGCAGTTGTTAGCAGCACATAAGAGAACGAATGTAACTTTAATTAACGACAGCCATAGCCAACTCACTCAATATATTGCCCAAGAGAATATTCATTCTATTGGTGGAGCAATCTTCAACCTGGGATATTTACCAGGGGGGGATAAAAGTATCATTACCCAGCCTGAATCCACTTTACAAGCAATCGAAGCTATTCTGCCATACCTGAGAGAAGGTCGTTTAGTTATACTTGTAGTCTATCCTGGGCATGAAGGTGGACAAGAAGAAGAATTCGAGCTCCTAAAAGCACTCTCTGGTTTTAAACAAAAGGAATACAACGTGCTACGCTACGGATTTATAAATCAACAAAATAATCCTCCGTTTATTTTAGCCATTGAAAAAAAGTAAATCCCATGGACTTCTCCATGGGATCTTTAATTATGAGCCAATTTTTTTGTCTTTCGATAAAATTTCGTGTTGAAATAAAAAAATCTTGAAATTCCTCCACAGGCATGTAGTAATGCTTTGACCATTATTTTAGAGCTTTTTAATTGATTCACTTTTTGATCAGCTAAATACATTCCTACTAGACCCTTTTGTATATATCGATGAAATCTTTCATTCGGAAGATTTTTTACTCTTTGCTGCGTTTCTTCTATAAAATGAAGAAATCTCTCTCTCATATGCTCCTCCGAGTCGTAATAGGAACAAAAATTCAAATCTCCTTCTCTACTGTCTTCCTTTTGATCAATATAATAATCCAATAAAATGTGAAGACCCTGCATATAAGGAAAATAACCTTGATAAATTCGCTTTACGAGTGATTCAGTCAACACTCCGTTTAATCCATAGGCAACCAAACAAAAAATGCCTAGTGTTGATCCTGCACAAGCGGAGAACTCGAACCAGCTTATATTTTCTTTTAAATCATTCTGACTTTCCTCAAACCATTTGGTTAAGCGGGGAACTCGTTCTTCTACTTTTACATGCTTGTGCACTTGTAAATCTCGATAATACTGTGCCAGTTTAATCATATAGGGGTATACAACGGACTCATAGTCGGGGATCTGCCGAACCACCTGCTGACAGGTTTTGACTAAGTCTTCTAAATACCCTTGGTCTTGTTGATCCTCTCTCAAACGATAATAATTTTGAGTAGGTTGGCCAGGAGATAAAGCATCAATCATCGATTGGTGTAATAGATCAAAATCAGCAGGATCTAATGAAGTACTTCTGTCACAAAGATTATCTAAGTAATCACTTATAGTCTGATACGCCACAATGAACCGGATCACTTCTTTATATCTTTTGGGAGATAGAATCGCATAAATTCCTCCCCCCTCACAATGGAAGGTTTTGGAATCAATGCTGGCTAGAGCCTGCTTACGGAGCTCAGAATTCTCAATGTTTTGAGCTCTACTTGTCCAATATGCAAGTTCCCGATGAACTGCAGGAAATATTTTTTTGTATATTCGATTCATGAATAGTATTGGATTTTCTGGTACTTGCAATCTGGTTCCTCCTAGAGATGTCATTTAATAAAAGAAAGTGCCATTTGAAAAACTTCTTCTCCTTCAGGTTCAAACAATATCTCATGATACAAACCTTCCCATTCTTTATACTTCTTATTTGTTACAGGAAGCTGTTTATACCACTGATGGACTACTTCTTTTCGAACAAGTTTGTCATCTCCTGCCTGCATGACAAGGGTGGGGATATTTGGATACTGCTGAACCTTTTCTTGGACTTGTAGCATGGCATTTTGAAGTTCACTAAACCATCTAACAGAAATCTTTTGAACGATGAGGGAATCATTTAGGTCTCTTTCCCTAACCTCTTCATTTCTAGTAACATGTAATGGGTTTAAATTACCAGAGACTAATAGGGTTGGCGCAATAACATTACAGATTTTTGAAAAGGCTTGAACACCTTTTGATGGTTCATCAACGATTCCAATACAAGGGGAGGAAAGAATCACAGCTGTAATAGGAAGTGATTTTTCCTGCAGAGTTCTAGAAACAGCTAGTCCACCCATACTATGGCCTAATGCATATATAGGAAGTTTAAATTCTTCGGCCTTATGTACCCACTTTTCAATTGTATCTAAGTATTGTGTAAAGGAATCAATATGCCCTCTTTTCCCATCTGTCTTCCCTTGGCCAGGGAGATCTCCTGTAACCACATGATATCCTTCTTGAGTAAATCTTTTGGCGACTGCATCATACCTGCCTGAATGTTCAAAAGCTCCATGAACAATAACGACTGTTCCTTTTGCATATTCCGCTGAGTATACCTTCATCCATTATTCGCCTCCAACGTTGATTTTATGCTAATCTTATACTATATTATAGCGTAAAAGTCGGACAACGAATGAAGGATTAGGTATAAAAAAGGAGGAATCATATGATTTATGAATATAAAGGAAAAGTTCCGAAAATAAACCAGACGGCCTATATTGCAGAAGATGCTGTCATTACTGGTGATGTTCAGATAGGAGCTGAGTCTAGTGTTTGGTTCAAAACCGTCATTCGAGGGGATGTTGCTCCAACCATTATCGGAGATCAAGTTAATATTCAGGATTTAAGTCTTTTACATCAAAGTCCAAATCATCCATTAATTCTCGAAGATGGAGTAACCATTGGCCATCAAGTGACCCTCCATTCTGCTCACATCAAAAAGAATGCTCTTATTGGAATGGGTTCTATAATCTTAGACGGAGCAGTTGTTGAGGAAGGAGCATTTGTGGGGGCGGGCAGCCTTGTTCCTCCGAACAAAACAATACCCGCAGGAACCCTCGCTATGGGTCGTCCAGCAAAGGTCGTAAGGAATTTAAAGGAAGAGGATCGGAAAGAGATGGATCGAATCCGTAATTCGTATGTAGAAAAAGGTCAATACTATAAAAATCTAAAACCACTTTAAAAAAACACTTTCTACCTAAGGAAAAGGGTGCCTTACCATCGGCACCCTTTCTTTATTTCAACATTTGCTTTAATAAATCTGCTTTATCTGTCATTTCCCATGGGAACTGAATATCTGTTCTTCCAAAATGTCCGTATGCAGCTGTATCTCTATAGATTGGGCGACGAAGATCAAGCATCTTGATAATTCCTGCTGGGCGAAGGTCAAACACTTCACGAACTGCATCAACAAGCTTATTTTCATCAAAAGTTCCTGTGCCAAAAGTGTTCACAGCAATTGATACAGGTTGTGCGACACCAATAGCATAGGCAAGCTGAACCTCGCAGCTATCCGCAAGACCTGCGGCAACTATATTTTTAGCAACATAACGTGCTGCATAAGCTGCCGACCGATCTACTTTTGTAGGATCCTTACCACTAAAGGCTCCCCCACCATGGCGAGCATAACCACCATACGTATCAACAATGATTTTTCTTCCAGTTAGTCCTGCATCTCCCTGAGGTCCCCCAATAACGAATCGACCAGTAGGATTTATAAAGTATTTTGTTTTCTCATCAATTAAATGAGAAGGGACAACAGGTTCAATCACATGCTTTTTTAAATCATCCTGAATTTGTTTTAAAGAAATCTTCGGATGATGCTGTGTAGAAATAACAATAGCATCTACTCTAACAGGTTGATCCTTTTCATCATATTCTATAGTCACTTGAGTTTTTCCGTCTGGACGAAGGTAATCTAACGTTTCATCCTTACGAACATCAGCAAGTCGCTTAGACAACTTATGAGCAAGAGAAATTGGAAGTGGCATTAGCTCGTCCGTTTCATTACAAGCAAAACCAAACATTAATCCCTGATCACCTGCACCAATTGCTTCAATTTCCGTATCGCTCATTTCCCCTTCCCGAGCTTCAAGTGCTTGATTCACGCCTTGCGCAATGTCAGGGGATTGTTCATCAATTGCAGTCAATACGGCACAAGTCTCGGAATCAAAGCCATATTTTGCACGTGTATATCCAATTTCTTTAAGCGTAGAACGAACAATACTTGGTATATCCACATATGTATTGGTAGATATCTCTCCTGCTACTAACACTAAACCAGTAGTTACGCTCGTTTCACAAGCCACACGTGCATTAGGATCATTTGTCAGGATCGCATCTAGAATGGCATCTGAAATTTGGTCACAAATTTTGTCAGGATGTCCTTCTGTTACAGACTCTGAAGTAAACAGACGGCGATTTTGGGCCATTCTCATCATCTCCTCCTTAAAATATTATGACGGAACTCATTCTACTGTATATTTTCTTATCTATTATGACCGTTTCGTTGCTGACAAAAGAAAAAATGCCCTCCCATTTTTAATAATACATAAGAAAGGGAAAGATCCGTTCGCGAATTATCATAACGTTTAGACCTTTGAATGTCAATGTTTGTCGGACTTAATAACATAGGGTTCTGGTGTTTTATCATACCTTCTTTTCCAAATTTATAACCAAGATTTATTATAAGGATTTCGCCTATTTCAAAAATTAGTATGTACAATTTAAAATAATGTGTTATACTAATTAACAAATTATACCCACTGGTATATCCTAATAAAGAATACTTTTGGTAAAGGAAGGGTTCATAAATGAGTATGACGGAAAAAACATTATCTGTAGAGGGATTGTTACATCATCATCAAACACAACCAAATATCTCTATAGCAAGTCTTGTTGAGAAAATCATCATGAAACGAGAAGGCATTTTGACTTCAACAGGAGCTATTCAGGCAACCACAGGAAAATATACAGGTCGATCCCCAAAAGACAAATTCATCGTATCTGATTCTATGACCAAGGATAAAGTAGATTGGGGTAAAGTAAACCAGCCAATGGAAAGTGGTACTTTTGAAAGGTTATTGGAAAAAGTACTTCACTATCTTCGAAAGAAAAACGAGATTTTTCTATTCAAAGGATATGCTGGAGTCGACCCTAAACACCGTCTTCCAATACAGGTTATTAATGAATTAGCATGGCACAATTTATTTGCCAGACAATTATTTGTGCGCCCAACTGAAGAAGAACTTACTTCACACCAATCAGATTTTACGATCATTTCAGCTCCTAACTTCAAAGCAGATCCACAAATAGATGGCACTAATTCTGAAACGTTTATTATTATTTCATTTACTCACAAAATAGTTTTAATTGGTGGTACTGAATATGCAGGTGAAATGAAGAAATCTATTTTTTCTGTCATGAATTATCTCTTACCACAACAAAACATTTTACCGATGCATTGTTCTGCTAATGTTGGACGTGAGGGAGATGTAGCCTTATTCTTTGGTTTGTCTGGAACGGGTAAGACAACTCTTTCTGCCGATCCTCACCGAAAGCTAATTGGAGATGACGAACACGCATGGTCAAGAAATGGCATTTTTAATATTGAGGGTGGATGTTATGCAAAATGCATTCAACTCTCTAAAGAAAAAGAACCACAGATCTATAATGCGATTACGTTTGGTTCTGTACTTGAAAATGTCATCATTGACAATAAGACCGGTCTTCCCGACTATGACAACACTGTTTTAACTGAAAATACAAGAGCAGCTTACCCACTTCAAAATATGGATAACATTGTAGATCCGGGTATAGCAGGGCATCCAAGGACCATTATATTTTTAACTGCTGATGCATTTGGGGTATTGCCACCCATCAGTAAACTCTCAAAAGAGCAAGCCATGTACCACTTCTTAAGTGGGTATACTAGTAAACTCGCAGGTACTGAGCGCGGTGTAACTGAGCCTGAAGCAACCTTCTCTACCTGCTTTGGCGCTCCTTTCCTTCCGCTTCCTGCTTATGTATATGCGAAGATGCTTGGTGAAAAGATAAATCAGCATAATGTTCAAGTATATTTAGTGAACACCGGATGGACTGGTGGCTCCTACGGAAAAGGGCAGCGAATGAATTTGTCTTATACAAGAGCGATGGTTCATGCAGCTTTAGATGGAGAACTAAAAGATGTAGAAACCTATACAGATCCCATTTTCGGATTGGATATTCCGATCCATTGTCCGGGGGTTCCTAGCAAATATATGATTCCTTCTGAGACTTGGGAGGATAAACAGGCTTATCTAAATAAAGCTAAAGAATTAGCCAGTCAGTTCCATGAAAACTTCTCAAAGTTTGATCAAATAAATCCCGAAATCAAGCAGGCTGGCCCCGTTTATCGCTAAGATTTATAACTAGTAAGTTTGAAAAATTGTGACCCCATCTCCTTGTCAAAACAAGGTAGATTGAATATATTCCTTCTTCCCCAAAGAAGGAGTAACTTATAAATCCCCCATTCAATGGGGGATTTATTCATTTCTTTTCATCCATTGACACAACTCCATTACAACCTGTCGATTAAGAGGAGGTGGAAAGTAATGCGTGACATCAGGAAATGACCAAAAGTCATAGAAAGCACCCCATTTTTCACAAGTACTTTTTAATCGAATGGCATGTTCAAATGACACATTTTGGTCTTTCTCTCCGTGAATAATTAATAAAGGGGCACTTAGTTGGCTTAAAGAAGACAATGGTGTTCTCTGCTCATACCCTTCTGGATTCTTTTTTGGATTTCCTCCAACGACTCGCTTAAGCATTCTCCTTAAATCAACTCTCTCCTCATAGGTTAAAGAAAGATCACTTACACCACCCCATGTAACTACACTCGTTGTTTCTTCAGGAAGATAAATGGCAGACCACAAAGCCATCATACCCCCTCTGGAAAATCCAAACACATGTAGCTTTCCATTCCATTTTGGATGACTCATTAAAACTCCTGCCGCTTCGATTGCGTCAAAGCGATCATGTAATCCGAAGTCCTCTCTGCCCTCCCCACCCATATTTCCTCGATAAAAAGGAGCAATTACCATAAAACCTTCACTAGCAAATTGTATTAACCTTCCTAGCCGTACCTTTCCAACCTGCTTGATCCCACCTCTTAAATATAAAAAACCAGAATAGGTACTCTCAGATTTAGGTTCAACAAGAAAGGCCTTAACTTTTTTATCCTGACTATAATAACTCACTACATATACATTCATTCCTGGATGCGGAGAAGGAAAGGGCTCAAATTTATACTTTTCTTCCTTGAAATGAAGATTTAACATATAGGCATTCATACAATTTCTCCTTTTTTCATACAATCCTGTTATTTTTTACGCAGAAAATATATGTAAAACTATTCGAAAAACTTAGCATATCTCTGAAAGGACTCTTGAAAGCGTATTTTTGCTTTCTTAGAAGTTCCTTATACTCTGGTGCAAATCCTAATGGAGAAAGCCTTAGTTTTACTTATACTATCAACCGTAAAGTTATAAATAGCTGCTACTATAAAAAATAAGCTCGCCTATTGGCGGCTCATTCATTAATTAAAATAGTCTTGTTTTTGAATATATTTAATACTTTGAACTAAGACTTGGTCCTTCATCATAAAACTATATTCCGCATCTTCTTGTATAGAAGAAGGTAATTCTTTCAAGAGA encodes:
- a CDS encoding rhodanese-like domain-containing protein encodes the protein MKFHFMFNDEHVGRRKFSLGEILMGTYMILLACLGIITISLFNRMIIHGRIREVDASVIESGSYCVIDIRDYISVSNSPYPSAENIPLSYLPRVLNSSFPCEKDIVIISDDQRGVRLAAKYLAKKKRGQIYYIKVA
- the leuS gene encoding leucine--tRNA ligase — its product is MTYNHKKLEQKWKQYWLENKTFKTDTGSDKEKFYVLDMFPYPSGAGLHVGHPEGYTATDILARMKRMQGYEVLHPIGWDAFGLPAEQYAIDTGNDPAEFTKKNIETFRRQIQDLGFSYDWDREVNTTDPDYYKWTQWIFLKLYDMGLAYVDEVPVNWCPALGTVLANEEVIDGKSERGGHPVIRKPMKQWMLKITAYADRLLDDLEEVDWPESIKDMQRNWIGKSEGAQITFEIDGQNESFEAFTTRPDTLYGATYAVLAPEHSLVSKITTDEQVSAVEDYLRKVETKSDLERTDLAKDKTGVFTGAYAINPINGEKMPIWIADYVLGTYGTGAIMAVPAHDERDYEFAKKFNLPIVAVVEGGNIDEEAYTGDGKHINSGILNGLGKEEAIAKSIEWLEENRKGVRKTTYRLRDWLFSRQRYWGEPIPIIHWEDGAVTPVPEEELPLTLPKTTEIKPSGTGESPLANIKDWVEVIDPETGKKGRRETNTMPQWAGSCWYYLRYIDPRNSENVADPELLSKWLPVDTYIGGAEHAVLHLLYARFWHKVLYDIGVVPTKEPFQKLLNQGMILGENNEKMSKSKGNVVNPDEIVETHGADTLRLYEMFMGPLEASIAWSTNGLDGARRFLDRVWRLFVQDNGTLSDRIQDDNHDGSLDRVYNETVKKVTENFEGLRFNTAISQMMVFINEGYKTDYVPKEYAEGFVKLLSPVAPHIAEELWSLLGHGESISYEPWPTFDESKLVEDEVEIVIQVLGKVRSKIMVPKDSTKDQLEKLALEDEKVQEWLQGKTVRKVITVPGKLVNIVAN
- a CDS encoding DUF2524 family protein; amino-acid sequence: MTTRKAMDDFIHDVEQKLSNAEEMLNLANQNQFENDAEYSLAQQELAKLESEIEHWKLSANSQQKEQLYRLHLLVSNVMNDMVLDQIKLDDQ
- a CDS encoding TIGR01212 family radical SAM protein (This family includes YhcC from E. coli K-12, an uncharacterized radical SAM protein.), coding for MKSNPFPYSFDQKRYHSWNYHLKQTFGHKVFKISLDGRFDCPNRDGTVAYGGCTFCSASGSGDFAGNRAEDLETQFHTIKNQMHKKWKDGKYMAYFQAFTNTHAPVDVLREKYEAVLKQENVVGLSIATRPDCLPDDVVEYLAELNERTYLWVELGLQTIHQETANLINRAHDLECYLKGVEKLRKHNIRICSHIINGLPGENREMMMETAKTVSQMDVQGIKIHLLHLLKGTPMVKQYEKGILEFLSKDEYIDLVVDQLEILPPEMIIHRITGDGPPELMIGPMWSLNKWEVLNGIDGELIKRDSWQGKHYKVGSLETC
- a CDS encoding class I SAM-dependent methyltransferase codes for the protein MLKRVLEYAHTLLSDTVHTGDVVIDGTAGKGKDTLFLSQLVGEDGHVYAMDIQVEAIFQTRQLLAAHKRTNVTLINDSHSQLTQYIAQENIHSIGGAIFNLGYLPGGDKSIITQPESTLQAIEAILPYLREGRLVILVVYPGHEGGQEEEFELLKALSGFKQKEYNVLRYGFINQQNNPPFILAIEKK
- a CDS encoding tetraprenyl-beta-curcumene synthase family protein, whose amino-acid sequence is MQVPENPILFMNRIYKKIFPAVHRELAYWTSRAQNIENSELRKQALASIDSKTFHCEGGGIYAILSPKRYKEVIRFIVAYQTISDYLDNLCDRSTSLDPADFDLLHQSMIDALSPGQPTQNYYRLREDQQDQGYLEDLVKTCQQVVRQIPDYESVVYPYMIKLAQYYRDLQVHKHVKVEERVPRLTKWFEESQNDLKENISWFEFSACAGSTLGIFCLVAYGLNGVLTESLVKRIYQGYFPYMQGLHILLDYYIDQKEDSREGDLNFCSYYDSEEHMRERFLHFIEETQQRVKNLPNERFHRYIQKGLVGMYLADQKVNQLKSSKIMVKALLHACGGISRFFYFNTKFYRKTKKLAHN
- a CDS encoding alpha/beta hydrolase, translating into MKVYSAEYAKGTVVIVHGAFEHSGRYDAVAKRFTQEGYHVVTGDLPGQGKTDGKRGHIDSFTQYLDTIEKWVHKAEEFKLPIYALGHSMGGLAVSRTLQEKSLPITAVILSSPCIGIVDEPSKGVQAFSKICNVIAPTLLVSGNLNPLHVTRNEEVRERDLNDSLIVQKISVRWFSELQNAMLQVQEKVQQYPNIPTLVMQAGDDKLVRKEVVHQWYKQLPVTNKKYKEWEGLYHEILFEPEGEEVFQMALSFIK
- a CDS encoding gamma carbonic anhydrase family protein, with amino-acid sequence MIYEYKGKVPKINQTAYIAEDAVITGDVQIGAESSVWFKTVIRGDVAPTIIGDQVNIQDLSLLHQSPNHPLILEDGVTIGHQVTLHSAHIKKNALIGMGSIILDGAVVEEGAFVGAGSLVPPNKTIPAGTLAMGRPAKVVRNLKEEDRKEMDRIRNSYVEKGQYYKNLKPL